One genomic window of Misgurnus anguillicaudatus chromosome 12, ASM2758022v2, whole genome shotgun sequence includes the following:
- the LOC141369145 gene encoding uncharacterized protein isoform X1 encodes MEVTCALCQLKLKSISQHLRFKHNVLNIIERRLIINMIRGKVRIDNMPCPVCNKKMRHVEVHMRVGHKDLKEKQRAQMLKGLRQEATKGRLQALSATNPIVPLATQWGDAGLKMADQPADQETMEEGDLAVKHSILSEIRKLMFSVKPPIQEDVQSLPILEEQLVATPSPLPSDILAGALHEALHVPEEQLVAAPSPLPSDLSDEAFHGDMHVVHDVPADQEEQLVAVPSPLTSNILAEALHEALHGMHNVPIPPQEELVNAPSLFFSALSDGALHRDMHVVCEVLRAAEEVVAAPSPLPSDLSGKAFHLDMHVPGTTEEELLAAPSLLYSDLPDGTLQGDLHVVREVPGATVEELVAPDWELAAPDWELVAHEEELVAPPSPLLSGLSATSQPCTL; translated from the exons atgGAGGTTACATGTGCATTGTGCCAGCTGAAGCTAAAAAGCATAAGCCAGCACCTTCGTTTCAAGCACAATGTGCTAAATATTATTGAGCGAaggctaataataaatatgataCGGGGCAAGGTCCGTATTGATAATATGCCTTGCCCTGTATGCAACAAAAAGATGCGCCATGTAGAGGTGCACATGAGGGTGGGGCACAAAGACCTCAAG GAAAAGCAGAGGGCCCAGATGCTCAAGGGCCTGAGGCAAGAGGCAACGAAAGGCAGGCTTCAGGCCCTGTCAGCCACAAACCCCATCGTGCCTCTGGCGACACAGTGGGGTGATGCGGGGCTAAAGATGGCAGACCAGCCGGCAGACCAAGAGACAATGGAGGAGGGTGACCTGGCAGTGAAGCATTCAATTCTCTCGGAAATCCGGAAATTGATGTTCTCTGTCAAGCCCCCCATCCAAGAAGATGTACAATCTCTGCCAA TCCTAGAGGAGCAGCTGGTAGCCACGCCATCCCCGCTTCCGTCCGACATTTTGGCAGGAGCGCTCCATGAGGCCCTGCATG TCCCAGAGGAGCAGCTGGTAGCCGCGCCCTCCCCGCTTCCGTCCGACCTGTCGGACGAAGCGTTCCACGGGGACATGCATG TCGTGCACGATGTCCCCGCAGACCAAGAGGAGCAGCTGGTAGCTGTGCCCTCCCCGCTAACATCTAACATTTTGGCTGAAGCGCTCCACGAGGCCCTGCATG GCATGCACAATGTCCCCATACCCCCACAGGAGGAGCTGGTAAACGCACCCTCATTGTTTTTTTCCGCCCTGTCGGACGGAGCACTCCACAGGGACATGCATG TCGTGTGTGAAGTACTCAGAGCCGCAGAGGAGGTGGTAGCCGCGCCCTCCCCGCTTCCATCCGACCTGTCAGGCAAAGCGTTCCACTTGGACATGCATG TCCCCGGAACCACAGAGGAGGAGCTGCTAGCCGCGCCCTCCTTGCTTTATTCGGACCTGCCGGACGGAACGCTCCAAGGGGACCTGCACG TCGTGCGCGAAGTCCCCGGAGCCACGGTGGAGGAGCTGGTCGCCCCGGACTGGGAGCTGGCTGCCCCGGACTGGGAGCTGGTCGCCCACGAGGAGGAGCTGGTTGCCCCGCCCTCCCCGCTGCTGTCCGGCTTGTCCGCAACATCTCAGCCTTGCACACTCTAA
- the LOC141369145 gene encoding uncharacterized protein isoform X2: MEVTCALCQLKLKSISQHLRFKHNVLNIIERRLIINMIRGKVRIDNMPCPVCNKKMRHVEVHMRVGHKDLKEKQRAQMLKGLRQEATKGRLQALSATNPIVPLATQWGDAGLKMADQPADQETMEEGDLAVKHSILSEIRKLMFSVKPPIQEDVQSLPILEEQLVATPSPLPSDILAGALHEALHVVHDVPADQEEQLVAVPSPLTSNILAEALHEALHGMHNVPIPPQEELVNAPSLFFSALSDGALHRDMHVVCEVLRAAEEVVAAPSPLPSDLSGKAFHLDMHVPGTTEEELLAAPSLLYSDLPDGTLQGDLHVVREVPGATVEELVAPDWELAAPDWELVAHEEELVAPPSPLLSGLSATSQPCTL; the protein is encoded by the exons atgGAGGTTACATGTGCATTGTGCCAGCTGAAGCTAAAAAGCATAAGCCAGCACCTTCGTTTCAAGCACAATGTGCTAAATATTATTGAGCGAaggctaataataaatatgataCGGGGCAAGGTCCGTATTGATAATATGCCTTGCCCTGTATGCAACAAAAAGATGCGCCATGTAGAGGTGCACATGAGGGTGGGGCACAAAGACCTCAAG GAAAAGCAGAGGGCCCAGATGCTCAAGGGCCTGAGGCAAGAGGCAACGAAAGGCAGGCTTCAGGCCCTGTCAGCCACAAACCCCATCGTGCCTCTGGCGACACAGTGGGGTGATGCGGGGCTAAAGATGGCAGACCAGCCGGCAGACCAAGAGACAATGGAGGAGGGTGACCTGGCAGTGAAGCATTCAATTCTCTCGGAAATCCGGAAATTGATGTTCTCTGTCAAGCCCCCCATCCAAGAAGATGTACAATCTCTGCCAA TCCTAGAGGAGCAGCTGGTAGCCACGCCATCCCCGCTTCCGTCCGACATTTTGGCAGGAGCGCTCCATGAGGCCCTGCATG TCGTGCACGATGTCCCCGCAGACCAAGAGGAGCAGCTGGTAGCTGTGCCCTCCCCGCTAACATCTAACATTTTGGCTGAAGCGCTCCACGAGGCCCTGCATG GCATGCACAATGTCCCCATACCCCCACAGGAGGAGCTGGTAAACGCACCCTCATTGTTTTTTTCCGCCCTGTCGGACGGAGCACTCCACAGGGACATGCATG TCGTGTGTGAAGTACTCAGAGCCGCAGAGGAGGTGGTAGCCGCGCCCTCCCCGCTTCCATCCGACCTGTCAGGCAAAGCGTTCCACTTGGACATGCATG TCCCCGGAACCACAGAGGAGGAGCTGCTAGCCGCGCCCTCCTTGCTTTATTCGGACCTGCCGGACGGAACGCTCCAAGGGGACCTGCACG TCGTGCGCGAAGTCCCCGGAGCCACGGTGGAGGAGCTGGTCGCCCCGGACTGGGAGCTGGCTGCCCCGGACTGGGAGCTGGTCGCCCACGAGGAGGAGCTGGTTGCCCCGCCCTCCCCGCTGCTGTCCGGCTTGTCCGCAACATCTCAGCCTTGCACACTCTAA